A single genomic interval of Natator depressus isolate rNatDep1 chromosome 16, rNatDep2.hap1, whole genome shotgun sequence harbors:
- the LOC142000096 gene encoding uncharacterized protein LOC142000096 produces the protein MKLIFELILIWGLMKTSRFQCVLEKEYFCSSIPNDFPEGLTSVLFVVTKIGVINSSVFNSPNLKSVTSLALANSGITRIEPRAFYAFHSLTKLSLYKNNLTTVMGSWLSKPGHLENLTVSQNIIQEIGPHMLSSFSNLTTLNLANNRIHMIVGGSLKNLSKLTFIDLSGNNLSTLTRNLFSGLMSPVMKLGDNPWNCSCELQDFGFFLQELMNASVLEDASSVVCQSPQALKGIPVWNISDFNCPPSLISPSLENDFYKVGLPVMLLCLVFFSFLLLLLLLWKVKQDKKQVQPDKEATVENSHETLTGHLNRMTERLRSRGLSDENVQTTVKIDKTQQNRMQKTRAKSALPIMLRTTVLKLSSQHHRPTDGNQEEPKTSCTIINEQACMKNEDCNNVMELWYFNSLQDCNKKAMCSHNANTSPTELSIETPQKDHSELLKQSLQDHGISEVCWNDEIKGSGNTENAEPLLYLSVASTTEESPSVPGTEQKGAVSRNVNMRLCSLRRVLTWPYEKCKRDESQNTLNYEDFFKAHFCMPTSDPGVPAAVRKTESKDEQNQYNLHLHTVKEQKAIHDYSSGKPELKREAKPENKLVSPLKKGAKQIATMENACISVPGRGFRGSETVKKNKNNKDVPSQAGFCNDNLDSPASSDKSGHTSSPCDNTLLENNEYTFIDLLHEVVENRGRWTRQRWKQTHQVRIASHSPMKST, from the exons ATGAAAT TGATTTTTGAGCTTATTTTGATTTGGGGACTAATGAAGACTTCAAGATTCCAGTGTGTGCTAGAAAAGGAGTATTTCTGCTCTTCCATTCCAAACG ATTTTCCAGAAGGCCTGACGTCTGTTCTATTTGTTGTAACGAAGATTGGGGTTATCAACTCAAGTGTCTTCAACAGCCCAAACTTGAAATCTGTCACCAGTCTAGCTCTAGCAAACAGCGGCATCACCAGAATTGAACCTAGAGCCTTTTACGCTTTCCATAGTCTCACCAAACTcagtttatataaaaataatctgACTACAGTTATGGGTTCTTGGCTTTCCAAACCAGGACACTTAGAAAACCTTACAGTGTCTCAGAACATCATTCAGGAAATAGGCCCCCATATGTTGTCTAGTTTCTCTAACCTGACAACCCTTAATTTAGCTAACAACAGAATTCATATGATTGTGGGTGGAAGTTTGAAGAATCTGTCTAAGCTAACTTTTATTGATCTGTCTGGTAATAATTTATCTACCTTAACAAGAAATTTGTTCAGTGGGCTGATGTCTCCAGTAATGAAACTGGGGGACAATCCATGGAACTGTTCCTGTGAACTTCaagattttggattttttttgcaAG AGCTGATGAATGCTTCTGTGTTGGAAGATGCTTCATCTGTGGTGTGTCAGAGCCCACAAGCCCTGAAGGGAATTCCAGTTTGGAACATCTCTGACTTTAACTGCCCACCGAGTCTCATATCACCATCACTTGAGAATGACTTCTATAAAGTTGGATTGCCAGTGATGCTTCTATGTTTAG tgtttttttcatttcttttgctgCTTCTCCTGCTCTGGAAGGTGAAACAAGATAAAAAGCAAGTGCAGCCAGATAAAGAAGCTACTGTTGAAAATAGCCATGAAACACTAACAGGCCACCTTAACAGGATGACAGAGAGACTGAGGAGCAGAGGACTGTCAGATGAAAATGTACAGACAACCGTGAAAATTGACAAAACCCAACAAAATAGAATGCAGAAAACTCGTGCAAAATCTGCCTTACCAATTATGTTGAGAACTACTGTGTTGAAACTCAGTTCTCAACACCATAGACCAACTGATGGGAACCAGGAGGAACCCAAAACCTCTTGTACAATAATAAATGAACAAGCCTGCATGAAAAACGAAGACTGCAACAATGTTATGGAACTGTGGTATTTTAATAGCTTGCAAGATTGCAATAAGAAGGCTATGTGTAGTCACAATGCAAACACTTCACCAACTGAACTAAGCATAGAAACGCCCCAAAAGGATCATTCGGAACTGTTAAAGCAGTCATTGCAGGACCATGGAATTTCAGAAGTGTGTTGGAATGATGAAATTAAAGGAAGTGGTAATACAGAGAACGCTGAACCTCTGTTGTATTTAAGTGTTGCTAGTACAACTGAAGAGTCACCCAGTGTACCTGGCACTGAACAAAAAGGTGCTGTGAGTAGAAATGTAAATATGAGGCTGTGTTCTTTGAGAAGAGTTCTTACTTGGCCGTATGAAAAATGCAAAAGGGACGAAAGTCAAAACACTTTAAATTATGAGGATTTTTTCAAGGCACATTTCTGTATGCCCACTAGTGATCCTGGTGTCCCAGCAGCAGTCAGGAAAACAGAATCCAAAGATGAACAAAATCAGTATAATCTCCATTTACATACTGTAAAGGAACAAAAGGCAATTCATGATTACAGCAGTGGTAAACCTGAGTTAAAGAGAGAAgcaaaaccagaaaacaaattaGTATCTCCACTTAAGAAAGGAGCCAAACAAATAGCCACAATGGAAAATGCATGCATCTCAGTGCCTGGAAGAGGATTCAGAGGCTCTgagactgtaaaaaaaaataagaataacAAAGATGTACCTTCGCAGGCTGGATTCTGCAATGACAATCTTGACTCACCAGCATCCTCAGACAAATCTGGtcacacctcctccccatgtgATAATACATTACTCGAAAATAATGAATACACCTTCATTGATCTTTTGCATGAAGTCGTGGAAAATCGTGGGAGGTGGACCAGGCAGAGGTGGAAACAGACCCATCAAGTGCGAATTGCTAGCCACTCCCCAATGAAATCAACGTAA